Proteins encoded together in one Candidatus Omnitrophota bacterium window:
- the nusB gene encoding transcription antitermination factor NusB, with translation MRKRTISREMALKILYASDISGESLCDVGVKIWNGSPAVEEDIRAYADELVSGVNDNRENIDSTIVQYTDNWELTRMATVDRNILRMATYELLYKEDMPPKVAINEAIELAKKYGDKDSGKFVNGILDKINKSESRRYSGKDEKQL, from the coding sequence ATGAGGAAACGTACCATTTCCAGGGAAATGGCGCTTAAGATACTTTACGCGAGCGACATATCGGGGGAATCCCTATGCGATGTCGGCGTAAAGATCTGGAACGGGTCCCCGGCCGTCGAAGAGGATATCAGGGCATACGCGGATGAACTTGTCAGCGGCGTCAACGACAACCGGGAGAACATAGATTCAACGATAGTGCAATATACCGATAACTGGGAGCTGACAAGAATGGCTACGGTTGACCGGAATATCCTGCGTATGGCGACATACGAGCTTCTCTATAAAGAAGACATGCCTCCGAAGGTCGCGATAAACGAGGCCATCGAACTGGCTAAAAAATACGGGGATAAAGATTCCGGTAAATTCGTCAACGGTATACTTGATAAAATAAATAAATCGGAAAGCAGGCGATACAGTGGTAAAGACGAAAAGCAGCTCTGA
- a CDS encoding riboflavin synthase, which produces MFTGIVQTIGKVKSVLERKGTYHLRVDAGKKHDDVDIGGSIAVNGVCLTLVSRSSALSFDVIGRTFETTNLKRLRPGDKVNLEPALKAGDMVSGHFVSGHIDGERKVLSVGKTLRGVEVEIGLEPEDRRFVVPKGSVALDGISLTIGEILKNSFKVFIIPHTLGNTTLNMVKKGYTVNVEFDMLMKKDMTRPEHAGPAKGKITWGKLAENGFI; this is translated from the coding sequence ATGTTCACGGGTATAGTTCAAACTATCGGGAAAGTAAAAAGCGTGCTTGAACGGAAGGGCACGTATCATTTGCGCGTGGATGCCGGGAAAAAACATGATGACGTGGATATAGGGGGAAGCATAGCCGTTAATGGTGTGTGCCTTACGCTCGTTTCCCGTTCCAGCGCCCTGTCCTTTGATGTCATAGGGAGGACTTTCGAGACCACTAATCTTAAACGTCTCAGGCCAGGGGATAAGGTGAACCTTGAGCCGGCGCTTAAAGCCGGGGACATGGTAAGCGGACATTTCGTTTCCGGGCATATCGATGGTGAACGGAAGGTCCTGAGCGTTGGGAAGACCCTCCGCGGGGTAGAAGTGGAGATCGGCCTGGAGCCCGAAGATAGGCGTTTCGTGGTGCCCAAAGGTTCGGTCGCCCTGGACGGGATAAGCCTGACGATAGGGGAAATACTTAAAAATTCGTTCAAGGTATTCATCATCCCGCATACCCTTGGGAACACCACGCTTAACATGGTCAAAAAAGGATATACGGTGAACGTGGAATTCGATATGCTCATGAAAAAAGATATGACGCGGCCGGAACATGCGGGGCCTGCGAAGGGCAAAATAACCTGGGGTAAGCTTGCCGAGAATGGTTTTATATGA
- a CDS encoding exosortase system-associated protein, TIGR04073 family: MKKCLISMMILCLLVSVCGVAGATDTPGPVTKLGRGLTNILTSPLFFFKGINDVSEEKGLFAGTTLGILQGVIEFGKRVVVGAYETVSFPVPAPEGYAPILTDPEYLMQP; encoded by the coding sequence ATGAAAAAATGTCTTATATCGATGATGATACTATGCCTGCTGGTCTCAGTATGTGGAGTGGCCGGAGCTACGGATACTCCGGGCCCGGTGACCAAGCTTGGCCGCGGATTGACCAACATATTGACGTCGCCGCTTTTCTTTTTTAAGGGCATAAACGACGTGTCGGAAGAGAAAGGCCTGTTCGCGGGGACGACGCTGGGAATTCTCCAGGGAGTCATCGAGTTCGGGAAAAGGGTAGTGGTAGGCGCGTATGAGACCGTTTCTTTCCCGGTCCCGGCCCCAGAGGGATATGCCCCGATATTGACGGACCCGGAATACCTGATGCAGCCGTGA
- the ribE gene encoding 6,7-dimethyl-8-ribityllumazine synthase, giving the protein MAGSKVTKGNMISKNKKFGIVVSRFNELISSKLLEGAIDTLITHGTKEDDVTVVWAPGSFEVPMLAKKMAVTGKYDAVICLGAIIRGETPHFDLIAGEAAKGVAKVGLDTDVPCIFGIITTDNLEQALDRAGTKSGNKGREAARTAIEMTNLYDAF; this is encoded by the coding sequence ATGGCGGGTTCAAAAGTGACAAAAGGGAACATGATATCCAAGAACAAGAAATTCGGGATAGTAGTATCCCGGTTCAATGAGCTGATATCGTCTAAGCTTCTGGAAGGGGCGATAGATACGCTTATCACTCATGGGACGAAAGAAGATGACGTTACCGTTGTCTGGGCCCCGGGGTCTTTCGAGGTGCCAATGCTCGCGAAGAAGATGGCTGTGACAGGGAAATACGACGCGGTCATATGTCTCGGCGCCATTATCAGGGGAGAGACGCCGCATTTTGATCTTATCGCGGGAGAGGCGGCTAAGGGAGTGGCTAAGGTCGGGCTTGATACGGATGTACCGTGTATCTTCGGGATAATAACGACTGATAACCTCGAACAGGCCCTTGATCGGGCAGGTACGAAAAGTGGGAACAAAGGAAGAGAAGCAGCCCGGACCGCTATAGAGATGACGAACCTTTACGATGCTTTCTAG
- the rbfA gene encoding 30S ribosome-binding factor RbfA yields the protein MLDRMDRICETIKREISFILASEIDDPRVQGVTVVRAEVSRDLREARIYCVIPAENMDKKDGVLKGLKRSASHVRGSLAKKIAMKYVPRLTFLEEKRDQKAHGGIDEIFARLEKEKKEKEMKKKLTYMLDNDDMKAVVEAIKGVDNFLITAHINPEGDSVGSQLAMYHILKQLGKTAVMVNHDVVPDNLRFLKGSGLITDSIPEGFVAQACIVLDCPVMERTGVVESLLAEGLRIINIDHHVSNSMFGSVNWVAPEASSVGEMIYHLIAALGAEISEEVAEPIYTAIVTDTGRFNYDNTTSVTHAVAGELITRGVDPKRMYSQIFEKKSFEEIKVLGSALSTLKLEAGGAIAYMYITREMCEREGVSAVSTDEFINYPRSIKGVKVAIFFKENGNHKNKINVSFRSAGDVNVNKIAAGFGGGGHPLASGCVFERSLEEAIDIVIKEVKKVVFAEEGAGNGE from the coding sequence ATGCTGGATAGGATGGATCGTATATGTGAGACCATAAAACGAGAGATATCGTTCATTCTCGCGTCAGAGATAGACGATCCGCGTGTACAGGGAGTAACGGTCGTCAGGGCGGAAGTGTCGAGGGACCTCAGGGAGGCCCGGATATATTGCGTTATTCCGGCAGAGAACATGGATAAGAAAGACGGGGTACTAAAAGGGCTAAAGCGGTCTGCGAGCCATGTGCGCGGGTCTCTGGCAAAAAAAATAGCCATGAAATATGTGCCGAGGTTAACTTTTCTGGAAGAAAAAAGGGATCAGAAAGCGCATGGCGGGATAGACGAGATATTCGCCAGGCTGGAAAAGGAGAAGAAGGAAAAAGAGATGAAAAAGAAACTCACGTATATGTTGGATAACGATGACATGAAAGCGGTCGTTGAGGCGATCAAGGGCGTGGACAACTTTCTTATTACCGCGCATATTAATCCCGAAGGGGATTCCGTGGGCAGCCAGCTGGCCATGTACCACATCCTTAAACAACTCGGTAAGACCGCGGTCATGGTGAACCACGACGTCGTCCCGGATAACCTCAGGTTCCTTAAAGGCTCCGGGCTTATAACTGATTCTATCCCGGAGGGGTTTGTCGCCCAGGCATGTATCGTCCTGGATTGTCCGGTCATGGAGCGTACCGGGGTAGTGGAGAGCCTGCTGGCCGAAGGCCTCCGGATCATCAATATAGACCATCACGTGAGCAATTCCATGTTCGGGTCCGTTAATTGGGTGGCGCCGGAGGCGTCGTCCGTGGGAGAGATGATATACCATCTTATCGCGGCGTTGGGGGCGGAGATCTCCGAGGAGGTGGCCGAGCCTATATATACCGCTATAGTGACCGATACGGGCAGGTTCAATTATGACAATACCACTTCGGTAACACACGCCGTAGCTGGCGAGCTCATAACCAGGGGGGTCGATCCCAAGAGGATGTACAGCCAGATATTCGAGAAGAAATCGTTCGAGGAAATTAAGGTCCTTGGGAGCGCTCTCTCCACGCTCAAGCTTGAGGCGGGCGGGGCTATAGCTTATATGTACATTACCCGGGAGATGTGCGAGCGGGAAGGTGTAAGCGCGGTGTCCACCGACGAATTCATTAACTATCCGCGTTCCATAAAAGGGGTAAAGGTAGCGATCTTCTTCAAGGAGAACGGCAACCATAAGAACAAGATCAACGTGAGCTTTCGGTCCGCGGGGGATGTGAACGTGAACAAAATAGCCGCGGGATTCGGGGGTGGCGGGCATCCTCTGGCATCGGGATGTGTGTTCGAGCGTTCTCTGGAGGAAGCGATAGACATCGTTATCAAGGAAGTGAAAAAGGTCGTTTTCGCGGAAGAGGGTGCCGGCAATGGCGAATGA
- the xerD gene encoding site-specific tyrosine recombinase XerD, whose translation MKKHVEQFLYFMEVERGVSANTISSYRHDLLRFSGYIEKSRTDIVCVTRDDIVNYMLHLKDGGLGATSIARNLAALKTFWKFLLAEQVVRENVAAMVETPRMWKTIPGVLTKEEVERLLAAPPRTKAGIRDRAILELMYASGLRVSEVVELKKTDINLASLYVKCFGKGGKERIVPFGDAASSAMAKYLSDARPHLVGSGQSTHFFLSKLGRKISRQSLWKMIRKYAVKAGITKHITPHTLRHSFATHLLEGGAELRGVQEMLGHADISTTQIYTHVTSDKLRNVHKKFHPRA comes from the coding sequence ATGAAAAAGCATGTGGAACAATTCCTGTATTTTATGGAGGTAGAGAGAGGCGTAAGCGCGAACACCATAAGTTCGTACAGGCATGACCTCCTCAGGTTCTCCGGATATATTGAGAAAAGCAGGACGGATATCGTTTGCGTTACCAGGGATGACATAGTCAATTACATGCTCCATCTCAAGGACGGAGGATTGGGCGCGACGAGCATAGCCAGGAACCTGGCGGCGCTTAAGACGTTCTGGAAATTCCTTCTGGCCGAACAGGTAGTGCGGGAAAACGTGGCGGCCATGGTCGAAACGCCGCGTATGTGGAAGACGATCCCTGGGGTGCTTACGAAGGAAGAGGTGGAACGGCTCCTGGCCGCTCCGCCACGCACGAAAGCGGGCATACGGGACAGGGCCATACTTGAATTGATGTACGCTTCCGGACTCAGGGTCTCGGAAGTGGTAGAGCTTAAGAAGACCGATATCAACCTGGCTTCGTTGTATGTCAAATGTTTCGGCAAAGGCGGTAAAGAAAGGATAGTCCCGTTCGGTGACGCGGCATCGTCGGCCATGGCGAAATATCTTTCGGACGCGAGACCGCATCTGGTCGGGTCAGGCCAGTCCACGCATTTTTTTCTTTCAAAACTGGGCCGGAAGATATCACGACAGAGCCTCTGGAAAATGATAAGGAAATACGCCGTTAAAGCGGGGATAACAAAACATATCACGCCGCATACACTTCGGCATTCTTTTGCCACGCATCTTCTGGAAGGCGGAGCGGAACTCCGTGGCGTGCAGGAAATGCTTGGCCACGCGGATATTTCCACTACGCAGATATATACGCATGTCACTAGCGATAAATTACGTAACGTACATAAAAAATTCCATCCCAGGGCGTGA
- the ribD gene encoding bifunctional diaminohydroxyphosphoribosylaminopyrimidine deaminase/5-amino-6-(5-phosphoribosylamino)uracil reductase RibD, producing the protein MACTDKEHEKFMSMALELAAKADERTYPNPMVGAVITRNGGVVGRGYHRKAGMPHAEIVALKDAAGKARGADMYVTLEPCDHFGKTPPCTEAIIRNGIRSVFVAMKDPNPLVAGKGINKLRKAGIQVKVGLCAGRARELNRKYMEFISSKRPYITLKLAQSLDGKIAARNGTSRWITSPVSRAYVKKLRARHDAVMVGINTVLKDDPLLLPAGKKSVYPVRIVADSKLRTPLRSQLIRTAGHAPVIILFTELAPRANMERLTAVKGVKLVRLRSVRGRVPLRMAMKELYLHGVYNVLVEGGADLAGSLVDEKLVNEVMFFISPKILGGDMTSLRGKGAGDIKHAIGLKDAVCAKVGQDILVRGKICSRV; encoded by the coding sequence ATGGCGTGTACGGATAAAGAACACGAAAAATTCATGTCCATGGCCCTGGAATTGGCCGCTAAAGCCGATGAGAGGACATATCCCAATCCTATGGTCGGCGCGGTAATAACACGCAACGGTGGTGTTGTGGGCCGTGGATACCACAGGAAAGCGGGTATGCCCCACGCGGAAATAGTCGCGCTGAAAGACGCCGCCGGCAAAGCCCGGGGCGCGGATATGTATGTTACGCTGGAACCTTGTGACCATTTCGGCAAGACCCCGCCATGCACGGAAGCGATAATACGGAACGGCATAAGGTCGGTCTTTGTCGCCATGAAGGATCCTAATCCTCTCGTGGCCGGCAAAGGTATAAATAAGTTGAGAAAAGCGGGTATTCAGGTTAAGGTCGGCCTTTGCGCGGGCAGGGCCAGGGAACTTAACCGTAAATACATGGAATTCATTTCGTCAAAAAGACCGTATATCACATTGAAGCTGGCCCAATCACTTGATGGAAAGATAGCGGCGCGCAACGGAACGTCCAGATGGATAACCTCGCCTGTTTCCCGGGCATATGTCAAGAAGTTGAGGGCACGGCATGATGCTGTCATGGTCGGGATAAACACCGTCCTCAAGGACGACCCTCTTCTTTTGCCCGCCGGGAAAAAAAGCGTTTATCCGGTCAGGATCGTCGCTGATAGCAAGCTAAGGACACCGCTTCGCTCACAGCTTATCAGGACCGCTGGACACGCGCCGGTCATTATCCTGTTTACTGAACTTGCGCCGCGAGCGAACATGGAAAGATTGACCGCGGTGAAAGGCGTCAAACTGGTCCGTTTACGGTCCGTACGGGGAAGAGTGCCGCTCAGGATGGCGATGAAGGAGCTGTATCTTCACGGGGTGTATAACGTGCTGGTGGAAGGTGGGGCGGACCTGGCGGGTAGTCTTGTGGACGAGAAACTTGTGAACGAGGTCATGTTCTTCATCTCCCCAAAAATACTTGGAGGGGATATGACGTCGCTGAGAGGTAAGGGGGCCGGAGATATAAAGCACGCTATAGGCCTTAAGGATGCCGTATGCGCTAAGGTGGGGCAGGATATCCTGGTAAGGGGAAAGATATGTTCACGGGTATAG
- the truB gene encoding tRNA pseudouridine(55) synthase TruB, whose amino-acid sequence MANDGVLVVDKEKGMTSHDVVSAVRRRFGVKKVGHAGTLDPNATGVLVLLLGKATKASVLYSSDEKEYEARIKLGERTDTGDREGVVVATSDALPGEDEVRRVVMGFEGESDQVPPMVSAKKVKGKKLYELARKGIVVEREPVRITISDMEITSVDMPFFDVRMTCTKGTYVRQLADDIGTVLGCGAHLWELRRTRSGKFRIEDAVGFQEVMEMSPERLNEVIIRL is encoded by the coding sequence ATGGCGAATGACGGAGTGCTTGTCGTGGACAAGGAAAAAGGCATGACCAGTCATGATGTGGTTAGCGCTGTCCGGCGCAGGTTCGGCGTAAAAAAAGTGGGGCATGCCGGTACGCTCGATCCCAACGCGACCGGAGTACTTGTGCTTTTGCTGGGAAAGGCCACCAAAGCCTCAGTGCTTTATTCGTCGGACGAAAAAGAGTACGAGGCGAGGATAAAGCTGGGAGAACGTACGGATACGGGAGATCGGGAAGGCGTGGTGGTCGCGACAAGCGACGCGCTTCCAGGCGAGGATGAAGTGAGGCGTGTGGTGATGGGGTTCGAGGGTGAGTCCGACCAGGTCCCCCCGATGGTCTCCGCCAAAAAGGTCAAGGGCAAAAAACTTTACGAGTTGGCCCGCAAGGGCATAGTGGTCGAGAGGGAACCGGTAAGGATAACCATATCGGATATGGAGATAACTAGCGTCGATATGCCTTTTTTCGATGTAAGAATGACATGTACCAAGGGGACATATGTTCGTCAGCTGGCGGACGATATCGGGACCGTCCTGGGATGTGGCGCGCATCTTTGGGAACTCCGCAGGACGAGGTCCGGAAAGTTCCGGATAGAGGACGCGGTCGGGTTCCAGGAAGTAATGGAAATGAGCCCGGAAAGACTCAATGAAGTTATTATACGGTTATAG
- a CDS encoding acylphosphatase gives MGNVQRVHFFFFGTVQGVGFRFTALNAAKRSGVSGFVRNLPDGSVEAVCEGTGNQIDAFLGEVTRDMSGYISDYKAREEAVHGKLLEGFRITH, from the coding sequence ATGGGTAACGTTCAAAGGGTTCATTTCTTTTTCTTCGGAACAGTTCAAGGTGTTGGTTTTCGTTTCACCGCTTTAAACGCTGCCAAAAGGTCAGGTGTATCCGGGTTCGTGCGTAACCTCCCGGATGGCAGCGTGGAGGCTGTTTGCGAAGGCACCGGGAACCAGATCGACGCGTTCCTGGGAGAGGTCACCCGTGACATGTCGGGATATATATCGGATTATAAAGCGCGGGAAGAGGCTGTTCACGGTAAGCTGTTGGAAGGCTTCCGCATAACACATTAG
- a CDS encoding DUF503 domain-containing protein: MHLSVISIELYIKSSRSLKDKRSVLKSLKERMRARFNVSVAETGKLDKWQAAELAIAIVSNDRTRLSKEVDGIMGLVDGYVKVVVLDHHVEYL; the protein is encoded by the coding sequence ATGCATTTAAGCGTTATTTCGATAGAGCTTTATATAAAAAGTTCACGTAGTCTTAAAGACAAAAGAAGTGTTCTCAAAAGTCTTAAGGAAAGGATGCGGGCCCGCTTTAACGTTTCCGTGGCAGAAACGGGAAAGCTCGACAAATGGCAAGCCGCGGAACTGGCTATAGCTATAGTGTCCAACGACCGGACTCGTCTCTCAAAAGAAGTAGACGGCATCATGGGTCTTGTGGACGGTTATGTGAAAGTAGTGGTGCTGGATCATCACGTGGAATATCTATAG
- a CDS encoding MBL fold metallo-hydrolase, whose translation MRSDDNVLIEGFVVGPLGANCYVVYDAGSGKGLLVDPGAYDPAIDEFIKDSGLDIKFTVNTHGHVDHIAANGDFRYPVAIHELDAESLTDPWKNLSMLTGQTVKPGSPDRLLVDGDILELGGTMVRVIHTPGHSPGSISLLVGEEILISGDTLFREGVGRTDLPGGDQDAITRSIADKLYVLPDKTRVFPGHGPSTSIGYEKEHNPFI comes from the coding sequence TTGCGAAGTGACGACAACGTTCTGATAGAAGGGTTCGTTGTCGGACCGTTAGGAGCCAATTGTTATGTCGTGTATGACGCCGGTTCCGGCAAAGGCCTGTTGGTGGACCCGGGAGCATATGACCCGGCTATAGATGAGTTCATAAAGGACTCCGGCCTGGATATCAAGTTCACCGTCAACACGCACGGACACGTGGACCATATAGCCGCTAATGGTGATTTCAGGTACCCGGTAGCTATCCACGAGTTGGACGCGGAGAGCCTGACGGACCCGTGGAAGAACCTCTCAATGCTGACGGGTCAGACCGTTAAGCCCGGGAGCCCGGACCGTCTACTTGTGGACGGGGATATCCTTGAGCTTGGCGGGACCATGGTCAGGGTCATACATACACCCGGACATAGCCCCGGTTCGATATCACTTCTTGTCGGGGAGGAAATACTCATCAGTGGTGATACTCTGTTCCGTGAAGGAGTAGGGAGGACAGATCTGCCCGGAGGGGACCAGGACGCGATAACACGATCGATAGCGGACAAGTTATACGTTCTCCCGGACAAGACCCGGGTCTTTCCGGGGCATGGCCCGTCCACATCCATAGGGTATGAGAAGGAACATAACCCCTTTATCTGA
- a CDS encoding PHP domain-containing protein, which produces MVKTKSSSEAARDKAVGRVDLHVHTNYSDGVLSPEDVVKNALNKGLSAVAITDHDCVDGIDECMEAARGTGLEIVPGVEISASSGDNEIHILGYFVAWKNAAFRKAVKKIQENRLVRMGKMLDLLREKGVNISTDSVMGEIKRGSAGRLHIARALVSEKMVENIRDAFDKYIGKNGPCYVRYERFTYEEAIALISSSGGIPVLAHPGAYGRDDDIRSYVDAGLKGLEVYHPKHSYSQTKKYKKLAEKYGLIVTGGSDCHGTGGDRIMLGSILVEHDVVSALRSAAEARQEKQ; this is translated from the coding sequence GTGGTAAAGACGAAAAGCAGCTCTGAGGCGGCGCGAGATAAGGCAGTAGGAAGGGTGGATCTCCATGTGCACACGAATTACTCCGACGGTGTCCTGTCCCCGGAAGATGTGGTAAAGAACGCCCTGAACAAGGGGCTTAGCGCCGTGGCGATCACTGATCATGATTGTGTGGATGGAATAGACGAGTGTATGGAAGCCGCGCGCGGAACGGGTCTGGAGATCGTTCCCGGTGTCGAGATATCCGCGTCAAGCGGGGATAATGAGATACACATTCTCGGGTACTTCGTGGCGTGGAAGAACGCTGCGTTCCGAAAGGCCGTGAAAAAGATACAGGAGAACCGCCTGGTGAGAATGGGCAAGATGCTTGACCTGCTCCGGGAAAAAGGCGTGAACATATCCACGGATTCCGTGATGGGCGAGATCAAGCGCGGGAGCGCGGGAAGATTGCATATAGCCCGGGCGCTGGTGAGCGAGAAAATGGTCGAGAACATAAGAGATGCGTTCGACAAATATATCGGCAAGAACGGTCCTTGTTACGTCAGGTATGAACGATTCACTTACGAGGAAGCTATCGCTTTGATCTCCTCATCGGGCGGGATACCTGTCCTGGCGCATCCGGGAGCGTATGGCCGGGACGACGATATCAGATCCTATGTCGACGCCGGGCTTAAGGGGTTGGAAGTATATCATCCAAAACACAGTTATTCGCAAACGAAGAAATATAAAAAACTGGCGGAAAAATACGGGCTTATCGTTACCGGCGGGTCCGATTGCCATGGTACCGGAGGCGACAGGATCATGCTGGGGTCCATACTTGTGGAGCACGACGTCGTGTCGGCCCTGCGTTCCGCCGCGGAAGCCAGGCAGGAAAAACAGTAA